Proteins encoded by one window of Thermobaculum terrenum ATCC BAA-798:
- the selD gene encoding selenide, water dikinase SelD has translation MDDRERIRLTSLASCAGUAAKLGPGDLAQVLQPFTGRNTSNLLVGLDVADDAAVYRLDEGQALVQTVDFFPPIVDDPYTFGAIAAANSLSDIYAMGGTPILALNIAGWPGNLPLDMLAQIFRGGMDKVEEAGAVIGGGHTVMDQEPKYGLCVTGLIHPGKITTKGAVKPGDLLVLTKPLGTGVITTALKSGKVRDVDIQAAVDSMLRLNKVASELAVELGIRAMTDITGYGLLGHAFEMSEASNVCLNIELSKLPVLPGALDYIRQDIYPGGLNRNRSYLTGEQDGRKKISYDNSIIVDENLVKLAMDPQTSGGLLIAVPQEQADEFTARAEQRGQSIWIIGFASEGYGVRLLP, from the coding sequence ATGGATGATAGGGAAAGAATCAGGCTTACATCTCTAGCTTCATGTGCTGGTTGAGCGGCTAAGTTAGGTCCTGGTGACCTGGCGCAGGTTCTGCAGCCATTTACCGGTCGCAATACTTCTAATCTGCTAGTGGGCCTGGACGTGGCAGATGATGCTGCTGTCTATCGGCTTGACGAGGGCCAGGCTCTAGTACAGACTGTTGACTTCTTTCCCCCAATAGTCGATGATCCCTATACGTTTGGTGCTATAGCTGCCGCCAACTCCCTCAGCGACATATATGCTATGGGCGGGACTCCTATTCTCGCTCTAAACATAGCTGGATGGCCAGGCAATCTGCCTCTTGATATGCTAGCGCAGATATTTAGAGGTGGTATGGACAAGGTTGAAGAGGCAGGTGCAGTGATAGGTGGTGGGCATACAGTTATGGATCAGGAACCTAAGTACGGCTTGTGTGTGACCGGTTTAATACATCCTGGGAAGATAACTACCAAAGGAGCTGTCAAACCGGGAGACTTGCTGGTACTTACTAAGCCTCTTGGCACAGGAGTGATAACTACAGCTCTGAAGAGTGGTAAGGTTAGGGACGTAGACATACAAGCTGCGGTGGATAGCATGCTGAGGCTAAATAAGGTGGCGTCTGAGCTAGCAGTTGAGCTAGGTATAAGAGCTATGACGGATATTACTGGCTATGGTTTGCTTGGTCATGCATTCGAGATGTCGGAAGCCAGTAACGTCTGTCTCAATATAGAGCTATCTAAGCTTCCAGTCCTGCCAGGTGCGTTGGATTATATCAGGCAGGACATATATCCAGGGGGACTAAACCGCAACAGAAGCTACCTTACTGGCGAGCAAGATGGCAGGAAGAAAATAAGTTACGATAACAGCATTATTGTGGACGAGAACCTCGTCAAGCTTGCTATGGATCCCCAGACATCTGGGGGGTTGCTCATCGCTGTGCCCCAAGAGCAGGCAGATGAGTTTACTGCTCGGGCTGAGCAGAGAGGCCAGTCGATATGGATTATAGGTTTCGCCAGTGAGGGCTATGGCGTACGTTTGCTCCCCTGA
- a CDS encoding AAA family ATPase, with protein MFNVCPYCGLYSVEKAIDLDSSTAFCPYCGEGYQFVMKPLYVITGASGTGKSTICLQLAKALSGRYIVLETDILWGEVKAKPEDNYASYTNLWLRLAKNIHQSGISVVLCGSLFPPTVESCPEQRYFSRVIYLALTCQDEILRDRLLTRPGWRDSSSRAFINRMLEFNRWFLNEGSRGDLRITLVDTSSMDVQQTINNIVNLILAS; from the coding sequence ATGTTTAACGTTTGTCCATATTGCGGGCTCTACTCAGTCGAGAAGGCCATAGATCTGGATTCATCTACGGCCTTCTGTCCCTATTGTGGTGAGGGTTACCAGTTCGTCATGAAGCCGCTGTATGTGATAACCGGAGCTAGTGGCACCGGTAAGAGCACCATATGTTTGCAGCTGGCCAAGGCGCTTTCTGGTCGTTACATAGTGCTTGAGACTGATATTCTTTGGGGCGAGGTAAAAGCAAAGCCGGAAGATAATTATGCTTCATATACCAATCTCTGGCTGAGACTAGCTAAGAATATACACCAGAGCGGTATTAGTGTAGTGCTTTGTGGATCCTTGTTCCCTCCTACAGTGGAGTCTTGCCCGGAGCAAAGGTATTTCTCCAGGGTCATCTACTTGGCCTTGACGTGTCAGGATGAGATATTGCGTGACAGACTCCTGACTAGACCTGGATGGAGAGATTCCTCGAGTAGAGCTTTCATAAACAGAATGCTGGAGTTCAACAGGTGGTTCCTGAACGAAGGAAGCCGGGGTGATCTGAGGATTACTCTTGTAGATACATCAAGTATGGACGTGCAACAGACGATCAACAATATAGTCAACCTGATCTTAGCATCCTGA
- the abc-f gene encoding ribosomal protection-like ABC-F family protein — protein MLKVSNISKSYDGHVVLQDISFVVSSGEHIGLLGANGSGKSTLLRLIAGLEAPDTGSIWIDPNSRVAYLPQYPESDLELTVKESIDKALGGLYAVEEQISEIERKLSYTDHASIEDLLDQYTKLREMFDLLGGYELEAKVDAVLKGLRFDGELDTPVSHLSGGNKTKLSIAKVILSDANLLLLDEPTNYLDLSSLLWLEEFLSKSSKSYIVVSHDRRFLDKTVESILELDKRTHSIRTWPGNYTAYNRLSTMEKAKALERYQDFKAETERIQQDIRRTKEQAKSTESKTNSDTARRLAKKVAAKAKARERRLERYLEENKVERPPREWSLDLRDLGKEAIDDNRTILDIQGLTVEFDGKRVIDNLSLHLRGRDRVAILGPNGSGKSTLLKSILGLVPYKGRITIGQGVRIGYISQDLLEVSGDERVIDIFRSRVSMHEVDARNYLHKFLFQGDEAIRPASHLSYGQRIKLALALITASAANFLVLDEPTSHIDMPAIESLEESLSSYTGPLLLVSHDRYFLKEVGVNRLEVICNGKLITYSSLEEYEEVLHG, from the coding sequence TTGTTGAAGGTCAGTAATATAAGCAAATCCTACGATGGGCACGTAGTGCTACAGGATATATCTTTCGTGGTTAGTTCCGGTGAGCATATAGGCTTGCTAGGAGCTAACGGGTCAGGCAAGTCTACCTTGTTAAGGTTGATTGCAGGTCTGGAGGCTCCTGATACAGGTAGCATTTGGATAGATCCTAATAGCAGAGTTGCCTACTTACCACAATACCCAGAAAGCGACCTGGAACTTACAGTAAAAGAATCTATAGATAAGGCTCTAGGGGGTTTATATGCCGTTGAAGAGCAGATATCCGAGATAGAAAGAAAGCTCTCTTACACCGATCATGCATCTATAGAGGACCTGCTGGATCAATACACCAAACTCAGGGAGATGTTCGATTTACTTGGCGGATACGAACTTGAAGCCAAAGTAGATGCAGTATTGAAAGGATTACGCTTTGATGGAGAGCTTGATACACCCGTAAGTCATCTTTCAGGGGGAAACAAGACCAAGCTATCTATAGCCAAGGTAATACTCTCAGATGCAAACCTGCTACTGCTCGATGAGCCCACTAACTATCTGGATCTTAGCTCATTGTTGTGGTTGGAGGAGTTCCTGTCTAAGAGCTCAAAGTCTTATATCGTAGTGTCCCATGATCGCCGATTCCTGGATAAAACGGTAGAGAGCATCCTCGAATTGGACAAGAGAACCCACAGTATAAGGACATGGCCCGGGAATTACACCGCTTATAATCGACTATCCACTATGGAGAAAGCCAAGGCCTTGGAGAGATATCAGGACTTCAAAGCAGAGACCGAGCGTATACAACAGGACATCCGGAGAACCAAGGAACAGGCAAAGAGCACTGAGAGCAAAACTAACAGCGATACTGCACGCCGCCTAGCCAAGAAGGTGGCAGCTAAAGCAAAGGCTCGAGAAAGAAGACTTGAGAGGTACCTAGAAGAAAACAAAGTGGAGAGGCCCCCAAGAGAATGGAGCTTAGACCTGAGGGATCTTGGGAAAGAGGCTATTGATGACAACAGGACAATCCTGGATATACAAGGACTGACAGTAGAATTCGACGGCAAAAGAGTGATCGACAATCTGTCGCTTCATCTCAGAGGTAGAGATCGCGTCGCGATACTAGGTCCAAACGGATCTGGGAAGAGCACGCTCCTAAAAAGCATCCTAGGTCTAGTCCCCTACAAAGGACGCATAACCATAGGACAAGGAGTAAGAATAGGATACATATCACAGGACCTTCTAGAGGTATCGGGTGATGAGAGGGTTATTGACATCTTTCGGTCACGCGTGAGCATGCACGAGGTGGATGCGCGTAATTACCTGCACAAGTTCCTGTTTCAGGGAGACGAAGCTATTAGACCAGCGAGTCATCTAAGCTATGGGCAGAGGATCAAACTGGCCCTAGCTCTTATAACAGCATCAGCAGCAAACTTCCTGGTACTCGACGAACCTACCAGTCACATAGATATGCCGGCTATTGAATCTCTGGAGGAGTCCCTGTCTTCCTACACAGGCCCGCTATTACTAGTATCTCATGATAGATACTTCCTCAAAGAAGTAGGGGTAAACAGGCTCGAAGTTATATGTAATGGTAAATTAATAACCTACAGCAGTCTTGAGGAATACGAGGAGGTGCTCCATGGCTGA
- a CDS encoding TIGR03560 family F420-dependent LLM class oxidoreductase, translating to MSIAVSIMIEGQNGLNWTRWQKIADAVENLGFAGLFRSDHFTNPEPPELDSLEAWVSLTYLADQTQRIHFGPLVSPVSFRDPIMMARQAIAIDDLSGGRFILGVGAGWQEREHRMFGYDLGDVPTRTRRFEEALQVIHLLLTSDSSVSFDGYFYKLREAILLPRPSIVGGPPILVGGNGKKKTLPLAAKYARVWNGVWLSPEDFKDRSETLDELLAREGRSPQDVRRTMMTNLLFAADDKELDQKIADLKRTRSELSNLSTLEAVRQIQKQNWIAGTPDLVLEQLQAYEEAGLQEIMLQWWDFDHPERLQPFAETVLQPITR from the coding sequence GTGAGCATAGCAGTATCCATCATGATAGAGGGCCAGAACGGCCTCAACTGGACACGCTGGCAAAAGATTGCAGATGCGGTCGAGAATCTGGGGTTTGCAGGATTGTTCAGATCGGATCATTTTACCAATCCGGAGCCTCCAGAGCTGGACTCTCTTGAGGCATGGGTTTCACTGACCTATCTTGCTGATCAGACGCAGAGGATACATTTTGGCCCTCTAGTCTCTCCCGTATCCTTCAGAGACCCAATCATGATGGCCAGGCAGGCCATAGCTATTGACGATCTTAGTGGCGGACGCTTCATACTCGGAGTTGGTGCAGGCTGGCAAGAACGAGAGCATAGGATGTTCGGCTACGATTTGGGTGATGTTCCCACACGTACTAGAAGATTTGAAGAAGCACTGCAAGTCATACACCTACTTCTCACAAGCGATTCGTCAGTATCTTTTGATGGCTACTTCTATAAGCTAAGAGAGGCAATTCTCTTACCCAGACCAAGCATAGTCGGAGGCCCGCCCATACTAGTGGGAGGAAATGGCAAGAAGAAGACACTGCCTCTCGCTGCCAAGTACGCAAGAGTGTGGAATGGTGTATGGCTTTCGCCAGAAGATTTCAAGGACAGGTCCGAAACTCTGGATGAGCTCCTGGCAAGAGAAGGAAGAAGCCCGCAGGATGTTCGACGTACCATGATGACGAACCTGCTGTTTGCTGCCGACGACAAAGAGCTGGATCAAAAGATAGCAGATCTAAAGCGCACAAGATCCGAGCTGAGCAATCTAAGTACTTTGGAGGCAGTGCGGCAGATCCAAAAGCAAAACTGGATAGCGGGCACTCCAGATCTAGTGCTGGAGCAACTGCAGGCTTACGAGGAGGCTGGACTACAGGAGATAATGCTCCAGTGGTGGGATTTCGATCATCCGGAAAGGCTACAACCGTTTGCTGAAACCGTGCTACAACCAATAACCAGATAG
- a CDS encoding SDR family NAD(P)-dependent oxidoreductase, whose translation MKWKNMLLAASTLGVVAGTAIRRRRELDLRGQVVLVTGSSRGLGFLIAKAFAHEGCRVAICARNEEELEQARAQLESHGADAIAVKCDISDRDQVSAMVDTVTRHFGRIDILVNNAGIMVVGPVQTMNTEDFQQAMDVMYWGMFYTTMAVLPQMIQRRAGRIVNITSVGGKISVPRLLPYTAAKFAAVGFSEGLRAEMKKHGIYVITVVPGLMRTGSHLGAYFKGKHKAEFTWFSLGASMPVVAMDAEVAARQIVEATRRGTSEKILSWPAHLIVRIHGLIPGITTDMLGVINRLIPEDPNSKEKIKGEEILKMMGNSPIAKIISSLAQNTTQGSKRTP comes from the coding sequence ATGAAATGGAAGAACATGCTACTGGCGGCATCCACGCTTGGGGTTGTCGCAGGCACTGCTATAAGGCGTAGAAGAGAGTTGGACCTGAGGGGACAGGTGGTCCTCGTAACAGGAAGCTCAAGAGGGCTTGGATTCCTGATAGCTAAAGCGTTCGCTCATGAGGGCTGCAGAGTAGCGATATGCGCCCGGAACGAGGAGGAGCTCGAACAAGCTAGAGCACAACTGGAGAGCCATGGAGCAGATGCAATAGCTGTCAAATGCGATATTTCGGATCGTGATCAGGTAAGCGCCATGGTCGATACGGTGACCAGGCACTTTGGAAGGATAGATATACTCGTCAACAACGCGGGCATAATGGTAGTCGGGCCAGTACAGACTATGAATACAGAAGATTTCCAGCAGGCCATGGACGTAATGTACTGGGGCATGTTCTACACTACCATGGCCGTGCTGCCACAGATGATTCAGCGTAGAGCAGGCAGAATAGTCAATATCACATCTGTAGGAGGCAAAATAAGTGTACCCCGCCTGCTGCCTTATACTGCTGCTAAGTTCGCAGCAGTAGGCTTCTCAGAGGGTCTCAGAGCAGAGATGAAAAAACATGGCATCTACGTGATCACGGTCGTACCTGGACTCATGAGGACTGGTTCACACTTGGGAGCGTACTTCAAGGGTAAACACAAGGCCGAGTTCACTTGGTTCTCACTCGGAGCCTCAATGCCTGTAGTGGCCATGGATGCGGAAGTAGCAGCTCGACAGATCGTAGAGGCTACCAGGAGAGGCACCAGCGAGAAGATACTTTCCTGGCCAGCACATCTGATAGTAAGGATTCATGGACTTATACCAGGCATAACAACAGATATGCTCGGAGTCATCAACAGGCTTATACCAGAAGATCCAAACTCAAAGGAAAAGATCAAAGGCGAAGAGATACTAAAGATGATGGGAAACTCTCCCATTGCCAAGATAATTAGCTCCTTGGCGCAGAACACAACTCAGGGGAGCAAACGTACGCCATAG
- a CDS encoding glycosyltransferase family 2 protein encodes MISVDVLIPTMNRLQSLIMTLSGVALQSRTDLGVIVADQSDEPATRSEVVRSLCKLIEARGNRVCWYHRKERCGIAEQRDFLLRVSSADAVLYLDDDVIMESWVVEKMANVLEEQGCAFVGAFPTQPTYIDDVRPHQQHIEYWVSRVRPEIVNPGDPEWHRATLHTAANLFHVAQGLGLPPGDVRLYKVSWIGACVMYDRRKLLEIGGFSFWRRLPRKLVGEDALVQNILMRLWGGCGIVPSGTYFAEVPSNFPDQYRSRDHHALMLLPEMIKTHAPHTPMPKPDAWKYW; translated from the coding sequence ATGATAAGTGTGGATGTACTCATTCCCACTATGAATAGGCTTCAGTCGCTGATCATGACCCTTAGCGGGGTGGCTTTGCAAAGCAGGACTGATTTAGGTGTGATAGTAGCTGATCAGAGCGATGAGCCTGCTACTCGCTCTGAAGTTGTCAGGTCTCTCTGCAAACTAATAGAAGCTAGAGGTAATAGAGTGTGTTGGTATCATCGTAAAGAGCGTTGCGGAATTGCAGAGCAGAGAGACTTTCTCCTAAGAGTTTCGAGCGCTGATGCGGTTCTGTACCTCGATGATGATGTAATTATGGAGTCCTGGGTCGTAGAGAAGATGGCGAATGTGCTTGAAGAACAGGGCTGTGCTTTTGTGGGAGCCTTCCCAACCCAGCCTACGTATATAGATGATGTAAGGCCACATCAACAGCATATAGAGTACTGGGTTAGTAGAGTGCGACCAGAGATAGTGAATCCTGGTGATCCCGAGTGGCATCGTGCCACTCTTCATACTGCAGCTAACCTCTTTCATGTGGCTCAGGGTTTAGGTCTACCTCCCGGCGATGTTCGCCTGTACAAAGTAAGTTGGATAGGCGCCTGTGTCATGTATGACAGGAGAAAGCTCCTGGAAATAGGGGGATTTTCCTTCTGGCGCAGGCTGCCTCGTAAGCTAGTAGGCGAGGATGCGCTGGTACAGAACATTCTCATGAGGCTTTGGGGTGGGTGCGGGATTGTGCCATCGGGTACTTATTTTGCTGAGGTGCCTAGTAATTTTCCTGATCAATATCGCTCTCGTGACCATCATGCTCTAATGCTTCTGCCAGAGATGATCAAGACACATGCGCCCCATACCCCGATGCCAAAACCGGATGCATGGAAGTACTGGTAG
- a CDS encoding GNAT family N-acetyltransferase — MDFEIREFRESDIPEIARLFKASDPAWPGGFFFGQIVPEDALRRMSQEERINSTYLAWADGKVVGFINLLEVPQEEKSGYIGLLNSDPAYHGRGVGRELLKRAIQRCVELGYETVTLHTWPGNTRAVPLYKKTGFFWGPEPSGFGELRNFLPLLLSHPLTKWYFDQIDWYDHMKRDLQLGVDEERRSNGTLIYTYRWESPIGNLTAIFDQKTNKLVTLDTPRIYLSLEIPKALMTAGESQKAMLVVENRAHEALRIALAASGKGGVEAQGLHPLVLAPAERSSIPIDIKTSEDKRGDSSLKLEVAIGEHKVELEGYIKVKPRIDIHLNNVLLEPQRIKRALLSVGNLSSERANLQLAINTTAGLEARLQADSIALDAGEWAHIPIDLQANHNGSYKLIVRYQSEDGDRREESFELVAVTPGDIYYQEKDNTLRIYTDRLELSLNLQGYELSVFDRRTEGKVIDVSVNPGPPYWPEASIEHDSEKDICFEGRSLIVRAPISLKAKPKVAIDRLYKFCPDGHLKISYRVLNKHENQDVGLTTSISPQPGNTLRHLYFETTEGVRSVRLKEVYLPEWQPHYQMNPDCRWAAIETVEWTIGLLWDENYEARCPEWSDFSLKWPEHQLEAGQAMSTGEIDLILSTGRWQDVRREWLYRNNKNVESADEEPYVGPRISPKPIRVYNQKGRAKLTFRSFNPREVQAKISLKGSDGFETLPAEYTLQGVSSIKAASADITVTSTKPRGVGEIEALVESPVYTGKVKAPAIVLGNTDEVRITQTIDKGEEVWVIDNDWMTFSVWPRVLGTIYSLEADGKQWLYHNFPEPKPRRWSYPVYGGIYPVLWEQGGYHPSQLGRLAGLKFVVDEYHTHLDSQIPLHGIRLTTTVEHDSLLGLRFEVSYLTAHDSNILIVNTVLRNTGPERNISYSLQVNPAIEPDFPALLRLYKDPVIIPGLQDMPDMNDTRAMGVQYSNDKVLGLVTGNEGVITGYSGGNEESRLIADHKLKLSGGQEISLWHYLVLAESSHDMLLYTSLADIK; from the coding sequence ATGGATTTTGAGATACGGGAATTCAGGGAGTCCGATATTCCAGAGATAGCAAGGCTGTTCAAAGCCTCTGATCCGGCATGGCCAGGGGGCTTCTTCTTTGGCCAAATCGTTCCTGAAGACGCGCTCAGGCGAATGAGTCAGGAGGAGAGGATAAACAGCACCTATCTGGCATGGGCAGATGGCAAGGTAGTAGGTTTCATCAACTTATTGGAAGTACCACAGGAGGAAAAATCCGGGTACATAGGACTTCTCAACAGTGACCCCGCCTATCATGGTAGGGGCGTGGGCAGGGAACTTCTTAAGCGTGCCATCCAGCGTTGTGTGGAGCTCGGCTATGAGACTGTAACCTTACACACATGGCCTGGCAATACTCGCGCCGTGCCCTTGTACAAAAAGACTGGTTTCTTCTGGGGGCCAGAACCATCAGGATTTGGAGAGCTAAGGAACTTCCTCCCACTGCTGCTATCGCATCCGCTGACCAAGTGGTACTTCGACCAGATTGACTGGTACGACCATATGAAAAGGGACCTCCAGCTGGGCGTAGACGAGGAAAGGCGTAGCAACGGCACGCTTATCTATACCTATCGCTGGGAATCTCCAATTGGAAACCTGACAGCCATATTTGATCAAAAGACCAACAAACTGGTTACCTTAGATACTCCGAGGATCTATCTATCCCTTGAAATTCCTAAAGCCCTTATGACCGCCGGAGAGAGCCAGAAAGCTATGCTGGTAGTTGAGAATAGAGCACACGAGGCGCTAAGGATAGCTCTAGCAGCAAGCGGCAAGGGTGGCGTGGAAGCTCAGGGGCTCCACCCGCTAGTTCTTGCGCCTGCTGAAAGGAGTAGCATCCCTATAGACATAAAGACATCTGAAGACAAGCGTGGGGACAGCTCGTTGAAGCTGGAAGTAGCCATTGGTGAGCATAAGGTCGAGCTGGAAGGTTATATCAAAGTAAAGCCCAGGATCGACATACATTTGAACAATGTGCTACTGGAGCCACAGAGGATTAAAAGAGCCCTGCTTTCTGTAGGGAATCTCTCTTCCGAACGTGCAAACTTACAGCTCGCGATAAATACCACAGCAGGCTTGGAAGCCCGATTGCAAGCGGACTCCATTGCACTCGATGCTGGAGAATGGGCTCATATTCCAATTGATCTGCAAGCAAATCACAACGGTTCGTACAAATTGATCGTAAGATATCAATCAGAAGACGGTGATCGCAGAGAAGAAAGCTTCGAGCTAGTAGCTGTGACGCCTGGTGACATCTACTACCAAGAGAAGGACAACACATTACGTATATATACGGACAGGCTTGAGCTATCTCTAAATCTACAGGGATATGAGCTGTCGGTTTTCGACAGGAGAACAGAAGGCAAGGTAATAGACGTCTCAGTCAACCCCGGACCTCCATATTGGCCCGAAGCATCAATCGAGCACGATTCTGAGAAAGATATATGTTTTGAGGGCAGAAGCTTAATAGTAAGAGCACCTATATCACTCAAAGCAAAGCCTAAGGTAGCCATCGATAGACTATACAAGTTCTGTCCAGATGGACACCTCAAGATAAGCTATAGAGTTTTAAACAAGCATGAGAACCAGGACGTCGGGCTAACGACCTCTATATCGCCACAACCAGGTAATACTCTTAGGCACCTCTACTTTGAGACCACTGAGGGAGTTCGCAGTGTAAGGTTGAAAGAGGTATACCTACCCGAATGGCAACCGCATTACCAGATGAATCCTGACTGCAGGTGGGCAGCCATAGAGACTGTCGAGTGGACTATTGGTCTGCTATGGGATGAGAATTATGAGGCTAGATGTCCGGAATGGTCAGACTTCTCCCTGAAGTGGCCAGAACACCAGCTCGAGGCAGGACAGGCCATGAGCACAGGAGAGATAGATTTGATCCTCAGCACTGGTAGATGGCAAGACGTAAGGAGGGAGTGGCTGTACCGCAACAACAAGAATGTAGAGTCCGCGGACGAAGAGCCTTACGTAGGGCCAAGAATTAGTCCCAAGCCTATAAGGGTCTACAACCAGAAAGGTAGAGCGAAGCTAACCTTCAGGTCGTTCAACCCACGTGAGGTACAGGCGAAGATAAGCCTCAAGGGCAGTGATGGCTTTGAAACCCTGCCAGCTGAGTACACCCTGCAAGGCGTTAGCAGCATCAAAGCCGCATCAGCTGATATAACCGTAACATCTACTAAGCCCAGGGGCGTGGGGGAGATAGAAGCCCTTGTAGAGTCTCCTGTATACACCGGCAAGGTAAAAGCGCCCGCTATAGTACTTGGCAATACAGACGAAGTCAGAATCACTCAAACCATAGATAAGGGCGAAGAAGTCTGGGTTATAGATAACGACTGGATGACATTTTCCGTATGGCCCAGAGTCCTTGGCACTATCTATAGTCTAGAAGCCGATGGTAAGCAATGGCTTTATCACAACTTCCCAGAGCCCAAACCAAGAAGATGGTCCTATCCGGTATACGGAGGTATTTACCCTGTACTCTGGGAACAAGGAGGCTATCATCCTAGCCAACTGGGAAGGCTAGCAGGACTCAAGTTCGTAGTAGACGAATATCATACTCACCTGGACTCCCAGATCCCACTCCATGGGATAAGGCTTACGACTACTGTTGAACACGATAGCCTTCTAGGTTTGAGATTCGAGGTCAGCTACTTGACTGCACACGATAGTAATATACTGATCGTTAATACAGTACTAAGGAACACGGGGCCAGAGAGGAACATAAGTTACTCCTTACAGGTCAATCCTGCTATCGAACCGGATTTCCCTGCTCTTCTCAGACTATATAAGGACCCTGTGATTATACCTGGGCTACAAGACATGCCAGACATGAACGACACTAGGGCCATGGGAGTACAGTACAGCAACGATAAAGTGCTAGGGTTAGTAACCGGAAATGAAGGCGTAATAACCGGATATTCAGGAGGCAATGAGGAATCGAGGCTAATAGCAGATCATAAGCTGAAACTATCAGGGGGTCAGGAAATAAGCCTATGGCATTACCTGGTGCTCGCTGAGAGTAGTCACGATATGCTTCTATACACCTCTCTAGCCGACATAAAGTAA
- a CDS encoding SDR family oxidoreductase, translating into MAERNLAGRIAIVTGATRRMGIGAAICRELAGRGADIAFTHWNDYDRNMPWGGDEDGPGLLKTELESCGVRVLSIQADLSNPDSPKQILDQVEQELGPPSILVNNAAYSINDGYEQLTAELLDAHYAVNMRAAILLSVEFARRFTLGEGGRIINMTSGQSLGAMPKELAYIATKGAIEAFTRSLAPDVAPLGITVNAVNPGPTDTGWMSEELKCELLPRFPMGRVGLPEDAARLVAFLASDDARWITGQVIHSEGGFLR; encoded by the coding sequence ATGGCTGAGCGAAACCTTGCAGGCAGGATAGCCATAGTGACGGGAGCTACCCGAAGAATGGGTATAGGGGCGGCCATATGTCGCGAACTTGCCGGGCGTGGAGCTGACATTGCCTTCACCCATTGGAACGACTACGATCGTAACATGCCCTGGGGAGGAGATGAAGATGGCCCTGGGCTGCTGAAGACCGAGTTGGAGTCCTGTGGTGTTAGAGTTCTCAGCATACAGGCAGACTTATCTAATCCTGACTCCCCTAAACAGATACTAGACCAGGTCGAGCAAGAGCTAGGCCCCCCTTCTATCCTAGTCAACAACGCCGCTTACTCCATAAACGACGGTTACGAACAGCTAACCGCAGAGCTTCTTGATGCTCATTACGCGGTCAATATGCGTGCAGCTATTCTCCTCTCTGTGGAGTTTGCAAGACGCTTTACCCTGGGCGAAGGCGGAAGAATCATAAATATGACCTCAGGGCAATCACTCGGTGCGATGCCTAAGGAACTAGCCTATATCGCCACTAAGGGGGCAATAGAAGCCTTTACCAGATCGCTTGCTCCAGATGTTGCTCCTTTAGGAATCACTGTAAATGCTGTAAACCCCGGACCAACAGATACCGGATGGATGAGCGAAGAACTCAAGTGTGAGCTGTTACCGAGGTTCCCCATGGGCAGGGTTGGGTTACCTGAGGATGCCGCAAGGCTTGTAGCGTTCCTGGCATCCGACGACGCTAGGTGGATTACCGGGCAAGTGATTCATTCTGAGGGAGGTTTTCTGCGCTAA